The window atgtatagcCGTATAGCCTGCTACAGGTTGCAGCAAGTGTACTCTCTGTAGTCTGTACTGTACATATATACGATACGAGCGTATAATACATGCATGTGCGCGTCTACTAGCTCACTCAATTACGGCTACTAGCTACTGTAGCTATACTAACGAAGTGACTGGCCAGCGTGAAGACAGAAATGACAGCTAACTAGCCACGGCCAAGGCCAGTATAGCATGTACTCATCACCAGTTTTTGTCAACGTCTACAGTCTACTACTACACTGGCATTCATGGGCCAAGTTTAGCCATCTTGTTATGTTACATCGGGCCAGATACCTGCATGGGCTTTGCTAGCCATGGAGCCCAATATGGCAAAGGCCCATAAGGAGGATAACGGAAGCCCACTACAGGCTCTCGGCCCACAAGGCGCGCTCTCTGGATCTTTTCCCCGCATCCCCCGCGTcgtgccggcggtggcgcgacgGCTGCGCGGCCGGCTACGTGTTCGCGCGCGAGCCACAACACGTCTCACCTCACCCACACCCACTCTCTTCTTCTGCTTCCTCCCACGCCGCGAGAGCGCGCGCGCACACGCCCCCGCCATGGCTCTCCCCACCACCTCCCCCCTCGCCGCGGCCGCAGCGAGGCCCTGCGCGTTCCCGACGCCGTGGAGATGTCGCTCGCCCCCTCTTCGCCGCCTCCCGCACGTCTCCTGCCAGGCGAACCGAGGGGGTTCTCGGGACGGCAATTCGTTGagcacctcggcggcggcggcggcggcggcgtcgccgccgccgaggtggcGTGCCGCGGTGTCCGCGGCGCTCGCGGCGGCGATTGTGTCCGCGGCGCCGGCCTACGCGGATCTTAACAAGTTCGAGGCGGAGCAGCGTGGGGAGTTCGGCATTGGCTCCGCTGCGCAGTTTGGGTCGGCCGACCTCAAGTACGTTACGCGGGCTCCTTTCCCCTTTCGGATCCTTTCGTTTTGCCTCGTGTCGCTGATATTCTTCGCCCCGTGCTTGTATCATTGCAGGAAGGCCGTCCATGTTAATGAGAACTTCAGGTTGGATGCCTAATTTCACAAATCCCAAATTAGTATTCTTTCGTGCTGCGGTGCTAAATGTTTGCTGCTTACCATAGGTTTTATGTAATAATTGAACCAAATGAATCCTGTGTTTCCAATTTCAGCTATAAACAGAAATTCCATTTGGTCTATGCCTGTTTGGGTTATAAAGTAATTTTGGTTCTCTGCAAGTGTTGATACAAACTTTTCTCTAGCTCATGCTTATGCTGTTATATCATCATCTTAGTATTCTGGATAGATAGACACAATCTCTGGAGTCCAGTGggttatgcattttttttcaagcaTTGATTCCATTGCAGGCTATAGATAAGACATAAAAGCTCTTGCAGTTTAAAGTTTGCTTAGTTAAGCAGTTTTACTATAGTACTAtcatattggcatttattgctTAACATATTGGCATTTATGTGGAGGGTGGAAGATTAAAATAGTAATATCGCAAAATAGTAATCAGCCACATAAAAAACAATCTGTAGATGAGCAGCCAATTTTGAATCTTTACCATCACTGCTTCAGCTTGGCATGGTTGTCCACCTTTAGCATATATTACAATTCtctgcatatgaaagatatatTGATATGCTTAATTAATAGGTTGGGTACCCTCAATTTCTGTTATGAATTTTCCCTATGGCTCAAGAAAgagatcattttttttcctttttaatacAACATTTATCAATATAGGCGGGCAAACTTCACTGCTGCTGATATGAGGGAGTCAAATTTCAGTGGTTCCACATTCAATGGTGCCTATCTTGAAAAGGCTGTTGCTTATAGAGCAAATTTTACTGGTAAGTGAAACAACATCTTTTCAGTATGTGGATGTGTCAAACTCCCTCCAAGAAGTTATTATACACTCATGCTTGATGCAAATAATTACCCCTGTTTTGTGCCTTTGTGGTTAGTAGTCCTGTACTCTAGTGATATGCCTTAACAGGGAGACACTGCACTAGAGATATCATAGAGAGCCCTTGTTTGAACTCCACTAAGGCCTTCCcagtttaaactctgatcaggaGGCAAACAATAAacttcattttcttttgttccaATTGGAACCAACATGGTACTTAGGTCTTTGTTATTGTTAGTGAAAGCAATTGCAGAAGTAGAGTCCTGCATCTGATTTTTCAAAATCCTTGTAACTTTTGACTGCATCTG of the Oryza sativa Japonica Group chromosome 2, ASM3414082v1 genome contains:
- the LOC4330131 gene encoding thylakoid lumenal protein TL20.3, chloroplastic isoform X2, which encodes MALPTTSPLAAAAARPCAFPTPWRCRSPPLRRLPHVSCQANRGGSRDGNSPRWRAAVSAALAAAIVSAAPAYADLNKFEAEQRGEFGIGSAAQFGSADLKKAVHVNENFRRANFTAADMRESNFSGSTFNGAYLEKAVAYRANFTGADLSDTLMDRMVLNEANLTNAVLVRSVLTRSDLGGAIIEGADFSDAVIDLTQKQALCKYANGTNPLTGVSTRKSLGCGNSRRNAYGSPSSPLLSAPPPKLLDRDGFCDEATGMCDAK
- the LOC4330131 gene encoding thylakoid lumenal protein TL20.3, chloroplastic isoform X1, which translates into the protein MALPTTSPLAAAAARPCAFPTPWRCRSPPLRRLPHVSCQANRGGSRDGNSLSTSAAAAAAASPPPRWRAAVSAALAAAIVSAAPAYADLNKFEAEQRGEFGIGSAAQFGSADLKKAVHVNENFRRANFTAADMRESNFSGSTFNGAYLEKAVAYRANFTGADLSDTLMDRMVLNEANLTNAVLVRSVLTRSDLGGAIIEGADFSDAVIDLTQKQALCKYANGTNPLTGVSTRKSLGCGNSRRNAYGSPSSPLLSAPPPKLLDRDGFCDEATGMCDAK